One stretch of Flavobacterium sp. 9 DNA includes these proteins:
- the rsmA gene encoding 16S rRNA (adenine(1518)-N(6)/adenine(1519)-N(6))-dimethyltransferase RsmA encodes MEKVKAKKHLGQHFLKDESIAKAIADTLSLKGYDEVLEIGPGMGVLTKYLLDKPINTHVIEIDGESVVYLGENYPKLKDKIISQDFLKYNINEVYENKQFAIIGNFPYNISTQIVFRTLEFKHQIPEFSGMFQKEVAERICEKKGSKAYGILSVLAQAFYDTEYLFTVDENVFIPPPKVKSGVMKMTRKEDYSLPCGEKLFFTVVKTAFQQRRKTLRNSLKTLNLSDELRLDTIFDKRPEQLSVDEFIVLTQKIEADGV; translated from the coding sequence ATGGAAAAAGTAAAAGCCAAAAAACATTTAGGACAACACTTCCTGAAAGACGAAAGTATCGCTAAAGCAATTGCTGATACTTTAAGTTTAAAAGGATACGATGAGGTTTTAGAAATAGGACCAGGAATGGGTGTATTGACTAAGTATTTGCTTGACAAACCAATTAATACACACGTGATTGAGATTGATGGAGAATCTGTGGTGTATTTGGGTGAAAATTATCCAAAACTAAAAGATAAGATTATCTCTCAGGATTTCCTGAAATACAATATAAACGAGGTTTATGAAAATAAACAATTCGCTATTATTGGGAATTTTCCCTATAACATTTCTACGCAAATTGTTTTTAGGACTTTAGAATTTAAACATCAGATTCCGGAATTTTCGGGGATGTTTCAAAAAGAAGTTGCTGAAAGAATATGCGAGAAAAAAGGCTCAAAAGCGTACGGAATCTTATCTGTATTAGCACAGGCTTTCTATGATACTGAGTATTTGTTTACGGTAGATGAAAACGTTTTTATTCCTCCGCCCAAGGTGAAGTCGGGTGTGATGAAAATGACCCGAAAGGAAGATTATAGCCTTCCGTGTGGAGAAAAGTTGTTTTTTACAGTTGTAAAAACGGCTTTTCAGCAAAGACGAAAAACATTACGTAACAGTTTGAAAACATTAAATTTATCAGATGAATTGCGATTAGACACTATCTTTGATAAACGTCCGGAGCAATTAAGTGTAGAC